The following coding sequences lie in one Leucobacter allii genomic window:
- a CDS encoding ABC transporter ATP-binding protein, with protein MSATTTKDLLTIEGLGHVYEGKHRHEAIGRLDFTVPEGAFVSIVGPSGCGKTTMLRCLSGLMRPSRGRVLLAGEPVDGVPRDLALVFQDYSRSLFPWRTVASNIAFVLDRRTVGPEARQERIAEVLEAVGLTGAADKYPWQLSGGMQQRVAIARALAYRPSILLMDEPFASVDAQTRAELEDLMLDVRRRFGMTILFVTHDIDESVYLADRVLVLSKSPSTVVDTLEVDLPGPRDQVATREEEAFVHLRSTIARMIRDQSTRRA; from the coding sequence ATGAGCGCGACGACCACGAAGGATCTGCTCACCATCGAGGGCCTCGGGCACGTCTACGAGGGCAAGCACCGCCACGAGGCGATCGGGAGGCTCGACTTCACGGTCCCCGAGGGCGCGTTCGTCTCCATCGTCGGCCCCTCCGGGTGCGGCAAGACGACGATGCTGCGCTGCCTCTCCGGCCTCATGCGCCCGTCGCGCGGCCGCGTGCTGCTGGCGGGCGAACCCGTCGACGGCGTGCCGCGCGACCTCGCACTGGTCTTCCAGGACTACAGCCGGTCGCTCTTCCCCTGGCGCACCGTCGCCAGCAACATCGCCTTCGTGCTCGACCGGAGGACGGTCGGGCCGGAGGCGCGGCAGGAGCGCATCGCCGAGGTGCTGGAGGCGGTGGGGCTCACGGGCGCCGCGGACAAGTATCCCTGGCAGCTCTCGGGCGGCATGCAGCAGCGCGTGGCGATCGCCCGCGCGCTCGCGTACCGGCCGAGCATCCTGCTCATGGACGAGCCGTTCGCCTCGGTGGACGCCCAGACCCGCGCGGAGCTCGAGGATCTCATGCTCGACGTCCGTCGGCGCTTCGGGATGACCATCCTCTTCGTCACGCACGACATCGACGAGAGCGTCTACCTCGCCGATCGGGTGCTCGTGCTCTCCAAGTCGCCGTCGACAGTCGTCGACACGCTCGAGGTCGACCTCCCGGGCCCGCGCGATCAGGTGGCGACCCGGGAGGAGGAGGCGTTCGTCCATCTGCGCTCCACCATCGCGCGCATGATCCGCGACCAGTCCACGCGCCGGGCCTGA
- a CDS encoding ABC transporter permease: MRALRWAVTALAVPVVLVALWTLAAEITRNIYWPSPPAILGAFGPTWLEGRLSSDVLPSLGRLLVGFIAAVAIGTALGLLVGSSRRLRLFTEPVFELFRAIPPPVLVPIVMLFTGIGAGMQITVIAFGCVWPVLINTIEGVRSVDLTQLDTARTYRLGGLRRLVSVVIPAASPRVFVGARQALSIGIIMMVISEMFASTNGIGFNIIQFQRLFQFREMWAGIVLLGIIGITANLLFRFVERRVLRWYVGMQRQEK; this comes from the coding sequence ATGAGGGCCCTGCGCTGGGCCGTCACCGCGCTGGCCGTGCCGGTCGTGCTCGTGGCGCTCTGGACCCTCGCGGCGGAGATCACTCGGAACATCTACTGGCCGTCCCCGCCCGCGATCCTCGGGGCCTTCGGACCCACCTGGCTCGAGGGCCGACTGTCGAGCGACGTGCTGCCGAGCCTCGGCCGCCTCCTCGTCGGCTTCATCGCCGCGGTGGCGATCGGCACGGCGCTCGGACTGCTCGTCGGCTCGTCACGCCGGCTGCGACTCTTCACGGAGCCCGTCTTCGAGCTCTTCCGCGCCATCCCGCCGCCGGTGCTCGTGCCGATCGTGATGCTCTTCACCGGCATCGGCGCGGGCATGCAGATCACGGTGATCGCCTTCGGCTGCGTCTGGCCGGTGCTCATCAACACCATCGAGGGGGTGCGCTCGGTCGACCTCACCCAGCTCGACACGGCGCGGACGTATCGGCTCGGGGGCCTGCGGCGACTCGTCTCCGTGGTGATCCCGGCGGCGTCGCCCCGGGTCTTCGTCGGGGCGAGGCAGGCGCTCTCCATCGGCATCATCATGATGGTGATCAGCGAGATGTTCGCCTCGACCAACGGGATCGGCTTCAACATCATCCAGTTCCAGCGGCTCTTCCAGTTCCGCGAGATGTGGGCCGGGATCGTGCTGCTCGGGATCATCGGCATCACGGCGAATCTGCTCTTCCGGTTCGTCGAACGGCGCGTGCTGCGGTGGTACGTCGGCATGCAGAGACAGGAGAAATGA
- a CDS encoding LysR family transcriptional regulator → MDLNLIRVFVAVHETRSITLAATRLYVTPPAVSQSLAKLRGALDDRLFERVGRRMHPTPVADELYPEFRDALLRIERAVDGLGGFDPGASERSVRIALSELGEIGWLPGILRAVRARAPRMSLEVVPLDPAELPDWLSRGVVDLAVTPAELPAGFESTLIKTQGYGVAMSAQNPLAEGELTLERYVAAAHVKVAGDSGIGHLEAALRHAGAQLVPRVVASRVAALPAALAADPELIATVPDTIAEGWAATWPLAIRPLPFDMRPLAVRLYRRRTAQHPAALDWLFDTVARAIRGSSGQFEVIHGRA, encoded by the coding sequence ATGGACCTCAACCTCATCCGCGTCTTCGTCGCGGTCCACGAGACGCGGAGCATCACGCTCGCCGCGACCCGGCTGTACGTCACGCCGCCGGCCGTGAGCCAGTCGCTCGCCAAGCTGCGCGGCGCACTCGACGACCGGCTGTTCGAGCGGGTGGGCCGCCGCATGCACCCCACCCCTGTGGCCGACGAACTGTATCCGGAGTTCCGCGACGCCCTGCTGCGGATCGAGCGCGCCGTCGACGGGCTCGGCGGCTTCGATCCCGGGGCGTCCGAGCGCAGCGTCCGCATCGCCCTCTCGGAGCTCGGGGAGATCGGTTGGCTCCCCGGGATCCTCCGCGCCGTGCGCGCCCGCGCACCGCGCATGAGCCTCGAGGTGGTGCCGCTCGACCCCGCCGAGCTGCCCGACTGGCTCTCGCGCGGCGTCGTCGACCTCGCGGTGACGCCGGCCGAGCTCCCCGCCGGTTTCGAGAGCACGCTCATCAAGACGCAGGGCTACGGCGTCGCGATGTCAGCGCAGAACCCGCTCGCCGAGGGCGAGCTCACCCTCGAGCGCTACGTCGCGGCGGCGCACGTCAAGGTCGCGGGGGATTCCGGGATCGGGCATCTCGAGGCCGCGCTCCGGCACGCGGGGGCGCAGCTCGTCCCCCGCGTCGTCGCCAGCCGCGTCGCCGCGCTGCCGGCGGCGCTGGCCGCCGATCCCGAGCTCATCGCGACGGTCCCCGACACCATCGCGGAGGGGTGGGCGGCCACCTGGCCGCTCGCGATCCGCCCGCTCCCCTTCGACATGCGCCCCCTCGCGGTCCGCCTCTACCGCAGGCGCACGGCGCAGCACCCTGCGGCGCTCGACTGGCTCTTCGATACGGTGGCGCGGGCGATCCGGGGCTCCTCGGGGCAGTTCGAGGTCATCCACGGCCGCGCATGA
- a CDS encoding aminomethyl transferase family protein: MTPTPAAQNAAAAIAAAGGPVAYLRNAQALPTQFPVRPEFTNWISEQRSWRESVALLDQSHHMSDLFIRGADAARLLSDTGVNSFAKFPANAAKQFIAVNHEGYLIGDAILFHLEGEAGADDDVYDLVGWHMVLDWVQYHGETGGYDVRFERDPNSIARAAAGGGDPTLYRYELQGPNALALLETVTGRPVPETRFFGMETFEIAGVTVRSLRHGMAGMPGFELFGPWADGERVRAALVDAGEAFGLTLVGSRAYSSANLESAWVPSPLPAIYTGEGSAAYLEWLPAARLGSLAGSFDAERIEDYYLTPYELGYGRTVKFDHEFIGREALERRAAAGEPERVKVSLVWEPEDVAAIQRSAYEAGTPAKFLEFPKARYGQHQVDRVLVGEETIGLSHDVGYSVNEQALLSLASLDPAHAEPGTEVEVVWGEEPNTAKPAVERHRQLRVRATVAPAPYSRFARENYRAS; this comes from the coding sequence ATGACGCCCACCCCCGCAGCCCAGAACGCCGCCGCGGCCATCGCCGCCGCCGGCGGGCCGGTCGCCTACCTCCGCAACGCCCAGGCGCTGCCGACGCAGTTCCCCGTGCGGCCGGAGTTCACGAACTGGATCTCGGAGCAGCGATCCTGGCGCGAGTCGGTCGCGCTGCTCGATCAGTCGCATCACATGAGCGATCTCTTCATCCGCGGGGCGGACGCGGCCCGCCTGCTCAGCGACACCGGCGTGAACAGCTTCGCGAAGTTCCCGGCGAATGCGGCCAAGCAGTTCATCGCGGTGAATCACGAGGGGTACCTCATCGGCGACGCGATTCTCTTCCATCTGGAGGGCGAGGCCGGGGCGGACGACGACGTCTACGACCTCGTCGGCTGGCACATGGTGCTCGACTGGGTGCAGTACCACGGCGAGACCGGCGGCTACGACGTGCGCTTCGAGCGCGACCCGAACTCGATCGCCCGGGCGGCGGCGGGCGGCGGCGACCCGACGCTCTACCGCTACGAGCTCCAGGGGCCGAACGCGCTCGCGCTGCTCGAGACCGTCACCGGCCGTCCCGTGCCCGAGACGCGCTTCTTCGGCATGGAGACCTTTGAGATCGCCGGCGTCACCGTGCGCTCGCTGCGGCACGGCATGGCCGGCATGCCCGGCTTCGAGCTGTTCGGCCCGTGGGCCGACGGCGAGCGGGTGCGCGCCGCCCTCGTCGATGCGGGCGAGGCGTTCGGGCTGACGCTGGTCGGCTCCCGCGCCTACTCCTCGGCGAACCTCGAGTCCGCGTGGGTGCCGTCCCCGCTCCCCGCGATCTACACGGGCGAGGGCAGCGCGGCGTACCTCGAGTGGCTGCCCGCAGCGCGCCTGGGATCGCTCGCCGGCTCCTTCGACGCCGAGCGCATCGAGGACTACTACCTCACTCCATACGAGCTCGGATACGGCCGCACGGTGAAGTTCGACCACGAGTTCATCGGCAGGGAGGCACTCGAGCGGCGGGCGGCGGCGGGCGAGCCGGAGCGGGTGAAGGTCTCCCTCGTGTGGGAGCCCGAGGACGTCGCCGCGATCCAGCGCTCGGCGTACGAGGCGGGCACTCCGGCGAAGTTCCTCGAGTTCCCGAAGGCCCGCTACGGCCAGCACCAGGTCGATCGCGTGCTCGTGGGGGAGGAGACCATCGGGCTCTCGCACGACGTCGGGTACAGCGTGAACGAGCAGGCGCTCCTCTCCCTCGCGAGCCTCGATCCCGCCCACGCGGAACCCGGAACCGAGGTGGAGGTCGTCTGGGGCGAGGAGCCGAACACCGCGAAGCCCGCCGTGGAGCGGCACCGGCAGCTGCGGGTGCGGGCCACGGTCGCGCCGGCGCCGTACTCGCGCTTCGCCCGCGAGAACTACCGCGCCTCCTGA
- a CDS encoding dihydroxyacetone kinase family protein — protein sequence MKKIIGDPDRVIEDYIAGLVAGSAHLARLAGWPVVVRSPETRKPRDRVAIVAGGGSGHEPAHAGYVGAGMLDAAVLGPVFTSPSVDAVLAAVRAVATDAGVLLVVKNYTGDRLNFGLAAELARAEGIRVETVLVADDAALGEGSRVGARGLTATVLAHKVAGASAERGGSLEEIAAVVRRLLAGAATMGVALGPCSVPGAEANFALGADEVEWGLGIHGEAGAERSGIVPAAAIAERLLDTVCSARGFAPGTEVVALVNGLGGTPDLELRILQGAVLAGLTRRGLRARMSWAGAFLTSLEMPGASLTVAAVDAELLELLAEETSVAAFPRTTPLLDPERVTELPAPADPVAAAVGTASASEVVLLHAAVAALAQALGDAEPELSALDRRVGDGDLGINLARGAAAVRAAGERLAGLPDPAAYLRALSEVLRREIGGTSGPLYSTLVLGLAESLRGVPHPGPQEWAEAAAHGVARVRRVGGAAPGDSTMVDALVPGVAALAAAAGPRERLAAAAAAARAGAEATAALTPSLGRSSYLGERAVGVPDPGAVAVAIQLEALAAHLGGGA from the coding sequence GTGAAGAAGATCATCGGCGACCCGGATCGGGTCATCGAGGACTACATCGCCGGACTCGTCGCGGGATCGGCGCACCTCGCACGGCTCGCCGGGTGGCCGGTGGTCGTCCGCTCCCCGGAGACCCGGAAGCCGCGGGATCGCGTCGCGATCGTCGCGGGCGGCGGCTCGGGCCACGAGCCCGCGCACGCCGGTTACGTGGGCGCCGGGATGCTCGACGCCGCCGTGCTCGGACCCGTGTTCACCTCGCCGTCGGTCGACGCCGTGCTGGCCGCCGTCCGCGCCGTGGCGACTGACGCGGGGGTCCTGCTCGTCGTCAAGAACTACACGGGGGACCGCCTGAACTTCGGCCTCGCCGCCGAGCTCGCCCGCGCCGAGGGCATCCGCGTGGAGACGGTGCTCGTCGCCGACGACGCGGCGCTCGGCGAGGGGTCTCGCGTCGGCGCGCGCGGGCTCACCGCCACCGTCCTCGCGCACAAGGTCGCCGGGGCGTCCGCGGAGCGCGGCGGCTCCCTGGAGGAGATCGCGGCGGTCGTGCGGCGCCTGCTCGCCGGCGCCGCGACCATGGGGGTCGCGCTCGGCCCGTGCTCGGTGCCGGGCGCCGAGGCGAACTTCGCGCTGGGCGCGGATGAGGTCGAGTGGGGCCTCGGCATCCACGGCGAGGCCGGGGCCGAGCGCAGCGGGATCGTCCCGGCCGCCGCGATCGCCGAACGGCTCCTCGACACGGTCTGCAGCGCCCGCGGCTTCGCGCCAGGCACCGAGGTCGTGGCGCTGGTGAACGGACTCGGCGGCACCCCGGATCTCGAACTGCGGATCTTGCAGGGCGCCGTGCTCGCGGGGCTCACGCGCCGCGGACTGCGCGCGCGGATGAGCTGGGCCGGTGCGTTTCTCACCTCGCTCGAGATGCCGGGGGCGTCGCTCACGGTCGCAGCCGTCGATGCCGAGCTGCTCGAGCTGCTCGCGGAGGAGACGTCGGTCGCGGCCTTCCCCCGCACGACCCCGCTCCTCGACCCCGAGCGGGTGACGGAGCTGCCCGCTCCCGCAGATCCGGTCGCTGCGGCCGTCGGCACCGCCTCCGCGTCCGAGGTGGTGCTGCTGCACGCCGCGGTCGCCGCGCTCGCGCAGGCCCTCGGCGATGCGGAGCCGGAGCTCAGCGCGCTCGACCGCCGCGTCGGGGACGGCGATCTCGGGATCAACCTCGCGCGGGGCGCCGCCGCGGTGCGCGCCGCGGGCGAACGCCTCGCCGGGCTTCCGGATCCGGCCGCGTACCTGCGCGCGCTCTCCGAGGTGCTCCGCCGGGAGATCGGCGGCACCTCGGGCCCGCTCTACAGCACGCTCGTCCTCGGCCTGGCGGAGTCCCTGCGCGGAGTCCCGCATCCGGGGCCGCAGGAGTGGGCCGAGGCCGCCGCGCACGGCGTCGCGCGGGTGCGCCGCGTCGGCGGAGCGGCGCCCGGCGACAGCACCATGGTGGACGCGCTCGTCCCCGGCGTCGCCGCCCTGGCGGCCGCCGCCGGTCCGCGCGAGCGCCTCGCCGCCGCGGCCGCCGCGGCCCGCGCAGGCGCCGAGGCGACCGCCGCGCTGACGCCGAGCCTCGGCCGCAGCAGCTATCTGGGGGAGCGCGCCGTCGGGGTCCCCGATCCGGGCGCCGTGGCCGTCGCGATCCAGCTCGAGGCGCTCGCCGCCCACCTCGGGGGCGGCGCATGA
- a CDS encoding ABC transporter permease — MTAVDTSWIAVPRRRRNGWKGLRAFVIRWGALVALGVVWEVAARLIGSPFFPPISKVIGRFVDLWFSGPPSALFLTERFGTDLLPSLGRLFGGWGLGVALGILLGVAIGRSRTFGDYVEPIMHFARAIPPPALLPIFFILLGIGDGMKISLIAFAVVWPVLLNTIDGVRSVEPLHLDTSRVFAFPRGKIFFGIVLPSASPKIFAGLRVSLAVALIVMVIAEMSSTSGIGYNVVIAQRSFQMLDMWAGILVLGIIGYVLTAILSLVETRVTRWHQGSREGVQ, encoded by the coding sequence ATGACCGCCGTCGACACCTCATGGATCGCCGTGCCGCGACGCCGCAGGAACGGCTGGAAGGGCCTGCGCGCCTTCGTCATCCGCTGGGGCGCACTCGTCGCGCTCGGCGTGGTCTGGGAGGTGGCGGCGCGGCTCATCGGCTCGCCGTTCTTCCCGCCGATCTCGAAGGTGATCGGGCGCTTCGTGGACCTGTGGTTCTCCGGGCCGCCGTCCGCGCTCTTCCTCACCGAGCGCTTCGGCACCGATCTGCTGCCGAGTCTCGGCCGGCTGTTCGGGGGCTGGGGCCTCGGCGTCGCCCTCGGCATCCTGCTCGGCGTCGCGATCGGCCGCAGCCGCACCTTCGGCGACTATGTCGAGCCGATCATGCACTTCGCCCGCGCGATCCCGCCGCCGGCGCTGCTGCCGATCTTCTTCATCCTGCTCGGGATCGGCGATGGGATGAAGATCTCCCTCATCGCGTTCGCGGTCGTCTGGCCCGTGCTGCTCAACACCATCGACGGCGTCCGATCCGTCGAACCGCTGCACCTGGACACCTCACGGGTGTTCGCGTTCCCGCGGGGGAAGATCTTCTTCGGCATCGTCCTGCCGAGCGCCTCGCCGAAGATCTTCGCGGGGCTCCGGGTGAGCCTCGCGGTGGCGCTCATCGTCATGGTCATCGCCGAGATGTCCTCGACCTCGGGCATCGGCTACAACGTCGTCATCGCGCAGCGCAGCTTCCAGATGCTCGACATGTGGGCGGGGATCCTCGTGCTCGGGATCATCGGCTACGTGCTCACCGCGATCCTCTCCCTGGTGGAGACGCGCGTGACGAGATGGCACCAGGGATCACGGGAGGGAGTGCAATGA
- a CDS encoding MarR family winged helix-turn-helix transcriptional regulator, with amino-acid sequence MGEMTEAAPEIRQLAARRGLVVERLPDTIDRDSYTPALLGLLNNILLWGGSRVFHRRHGIGTNEWRIVSALGNWPGATAKELCELLGINKSVASKSVKLLLEREDIAQLDGPRGSRHLYLTAQGARVHDDCMPIALDRQRILLESLSPEEVGTLNALLVRMLDSSASMQAYERDIVSDAS; translated from the coding sequence ATGGGCGAGATGACCGAGGCCGCACCGGAGATCAGGCAGCTCGCCGCGCGCCGGGGGCTCGTCGTGGAGCGGCTCCCCGACACGATCGATCGCGACAGCTACACCCCGGCACTGCTCGGGCTGCTCAACAACATCCTGCTCTGGGGCGGCTCGCGGGTCTTCCACCGCCGGCACGGCATCGGCACCAACGAGTGGCGCATCGTGAGCGCGCTCGGCAACTGGCCGGGAGCGACCGCCAAGGAGCTGTGCGAGCTGCTCGGCATCAACAAGTCCGTGGCCTCGAAGAGCGTGAAGCTCCTCCTCGAACGGGAGGACATCGCGCAGCTGGACGGACCTCGGGGATCCCGGCACCTGTACCTCACCGCGCAGGGCGCGCGGGTGCACGACGACTGCATGCCGATCGCCCTCGACCGCCAGCGGATCCTTCTCGAGTCCCTGAGTCCCGAGGAGGTCGGCACGCTGAACGCGCTGCTCGTGCGCATGCTCGACTCGAGCGCGTCGATGCAGGCCTACGAGCGCGACATCGTCTCGGACGCCTCCTGA
- a CDS encoding ABC transporter permease has product MSATSVRQAFRGRREALLWGAAGLAALAIALQAIPGSGLVNPAYFPPLTEILASLGDQLRRPEFWSALGSTVTGWLIGLGIAVVAGSLLGVLIASVPILDRMLASTVEFLRPIPSVALVPIAALLFGTTMQATLLLVVFGSFWPVLLQVIYGVRDVDRVALETARSYRLGLVRTVARVIWPSMTPYLIVGVRLAASVALILEITGELVIATPGLGKLIALAQSSAAIGTMYALVLVAALLGVIINVGTRALERRAMFWHASVRAEAAR; this is encoded by the coding sequence ATGAGCGCCACGAGCGTCCGGCAGGCGTTCCGCGGCCGCCGCGAGGCACTGCTCTGGGGTGCGGCGGGGCTCGCGGCCCTCGCGATCGCGCTGCAGGCGATCCCGGGCAGCGGACTCGTCAACCCCGCCTACTTCCCGCCGCTCACCGAGATCCTCGCGTCCCTGGGCGACCAGCTGCGGCGCCCCGAGTTCTGGTCGGCCCTCGGCTCCACGGTGACCGGCTGGCTCATCGGCCTCGGGATCGCGGTCGTCGCGGGCTCCCTGCTCGGCGTGCTGATCGCGAGCGTGCCGATCCTCGATCGCATGCTCGCCTCGACCGTGGAGTTCCTCCGCCCCATTCCGTCCGTGGCGCTCGTGCCGATCGCGGCGCTGCTCTTCGGCACGACGATGCAGGCGACGCTCCTGCTCGTGGTGTTCGGCAGCTTCTGGCCCGTGCTGCTCCAGGTGATCTACGGCGTGCGCGACGTGGATCGCGTGGCGCTCGAGACCGCGCGCAGCTACCGCCTGGGTCTCGTGCGCACCGTCGCGCGGGTCATCTGGCCGAGCATGACGCCGTACCTCATCGTGGGCGTGCGGCTCGCGGCCTCCGTCGCCCTGATCCTCGAGATCACGGGCGAGCTCGTCATCGCGACGCCCGGGCTCGGCAAGCTCATCGCGCTCGCGCAGTCGTCCGCGGCGATCGGGACGATGTACGCGCTCGTGCTCGTGGCGGCGCTGCTCGGCGTGATCATCAACGTGGGCACGCGCGCGCTCGAACGGCGCGCGATGTTCTGGCACGCCTCGGTGCGAGCGGAGGCGGCACGATGA
- a CDS encoding ABC transporter substrate-binding protein translates to MKRAAMALIGAAAVALALTGCSPAASDAPEPAEGELQTVKVGAVPVVDVAALYVGENEGFFAEQGIELEIEFGQGSAAMIPALINGQYDLLYGGSVNLLQAVGQGLPLVATAVGGRSTGVVGEDHGGVLVPADSEIQSAADLEGRTVAVNALRGLHEVALWEAIRKDGGDPAQVDFVEMALPDMGAALEIGQIDAASTAEPFLGVLQGAGDRLVTSTYAEADPDFVTALYFTTEEKAESDRELIERFNTALEQSFDYAQEHPDAVRAELGNFTEIDPALVDGMILTDFTWGLTEGDLQLIADLAAAAESLDDPDGATERAAGFIAGE, encoded by the coding sequence ATGAAACGAGCAGCAATGGCGCTGATCGGAGCGGCCGCGGTCGCCCTCGCGCTCACCGGATGCAGCCCGGCGGCGAGCGACGCCCCCGAACCGGCGGAGGGGGAACTGCAGACCGTGAAGGTCGGCGCCGTCCCCGTCGTCGACGTCGCCGCGCTCTACGTGGGCGAGAACGAGGGCTTCTTCGCCGAGCAGGGCATCGAGCTCGAGATCGAGTTCGGCCAGGGCAGCGCCGCCATGATCCCCGCGCTCATCAACGGGCAGTACGACCTGCTCTACGGCGGCTCCGTGAACCTGCTGCAGGCCGTCGGCCAGGGGCTGCCGCTCGTGGCGACCGCGGTCGGCGGCCGCAGCACGGGCGTGGTCGGCGAGGACCACGGGGGCGTCCTCGTCCCGGCGGACAGCGAGATTCAGAGCGCCGCCGATCTCGAAGGGCGCACCGTGGCCGTGAACGCCCTCCGCGGTCTGCACGAGGTCGCCCTCTGGGAGGCGATCCGCAAGGACGGCGGAGACCCGGCGCAGGTCGACTTCGTCGAGATGGCGCTGCCCGACATGGGCGCGGCGCTCGAGATCGGTCAGATCGACGCGGCCTCGACCGCCGAGCCGTTCCTCGGCGTGCTGCAGGGCGCAGGGGATCGCCTCGTCACGAGCACCTACGCCGAGGCCGACCCCGACTTCGTCACCGCGCTCTACTTCACCACCGAGGAGAAGGCCGAGTCGGATCGGGAGCTCATCGAGCGCTTCAACACCGCGCTCGAGCAGTCCTTCGACTACGCCCAGGAGCATCCGGACGCGGTGCGCGCCGAGCTCGGCAACTTCACGGAGATCGATCCCGCACTCGTCGACGGGATGATCCTCACCGACTTCACCTGGGGACTGACGGAGGGCGATCTGCAGCTCATCGCGGACCTCGCCGCCGCTGCGGAGTCGCTCGACGATCCCGACGGGGCGACCGAGCGGGCCGCCGGATTCATCGCGGGGGAGTAG
- a CDS encoding cytochrome P450: MSEPTSHASAETIGLDPFSPETMDDPHAFDARLRETAEMVWLPDYGIWFTGRYDTVERVFRDYEAFESSAGTGITNTKTAENWRKPSVILEQDPPTHTKYRRIMTSVLSQRVVRRLTEDFQRRAYEIVAAGLGSGEFDAAELARSYPLQVLPDAVGFSPEGREHLLPYANLNFQAMGPRNELYRRAAEEAEDAAAFVGWQMRREALTPGGLGHTIYGYVDDGEISEEDAGMLVRTFLSAGIDTTIFGLQFALRALAEHPRAWAALRGDPSLARKTFEEALRWNAPSPYIGRTAARDVEIGGSTVRRGEKVIMNLAAANRDPRRWDAPERFDLERDTAGHLAFGTGIHGCVGQMMARMEATCFLTAVAELVDTIEPAGEPVRFHSNWLRGYERLPMRATLR, translated from the coding sequence ATGAGTGAACCGACCTCGCACGCATCCGCCGAGACGATCGGGCTCGACCCCTTCTCGCCGGAGACGATGGATGACCCGCACGCCTTCGACGCGCGGCTGCGGGAGACGGCCGAGATGGTGTGGCTGCCGGACTACGGCATCTGGTTCACCGGCCGCTACGACACGGTGGAGCGCGTCTTCCGCGACTACGAGGCCTTCGAATCCTCCGCGGGCACGGGGATCACGAACACGAAGACCGCCGAGAACTGGCGCAAGCCGAGTGTGATCCTCGAGCAGGATCCTCCGACCCACACGAAGTACCGCCGCATCATGACCTCCGTGCTGAGCCAGCGGGTCGTGCGCCGTCTCACCGAGGACTTCCAGCGCCGGGCATACGAGATCGTCGCCGCGGGGCTCGGCTCGGGCGAGTTCGACGCCGCCGAGCTGGCGCGCTCCTACCCGCTCCAGGTGCTGCCCGACGCCGTCGGCTTCAGCCCCGAGGGCCGGGAGCATCTGCTGCCGTACGCCAATCTCAACTTCCAGGCCATGGGACCGCGCAACGAGCTCTACCGCCGCGCCGCCGAGGAGGCCGAGGACGCCGCCGCCTTCGTCGGCTGGCAGATGCGCCGGGAGGCGCTCACCCCCGGCGGGCTCGGCCACACGATCTACGGCTACGTCGACGACGGCGAGATCAGCGAGGAGGATGCGGGCATGCTCGTGCGGACGTTCCTCTCCGCCGGCATCGACACGACCATCTTCGGGCTCCAGTTCGCGCTGCGCGCCCTCGCCGAGCACCCGCGGGCATGGGCCGCGCTGCGCGGGGATCCGAGCCTCGCGCGGAAGACCTTCGAGGAGGCGCTGCGCTGGAACGCTCCGAGCCCGTACATCGGCCGCACCGCGGCCCGGGACGTCGAGATCGGCGGCTCCACCGTGCGTCGGGGCGAGAAGGTCATCATGAACCTCGCGGCCGCGAACCGCGATCCGAGGCGATGGGACGCCCCCGAGCGCTTCGACCTCGAGCGCGACACCGCCGGCCACCTCGCCTTCGGCACCGGCATCCACGGCTGCGTCGGCCAGATGATGGCGCGCATGGAGGCCACCTGCTTCCTCACCGCCGTCGCCGAGCTCGTCGACACGATCGAGCCCGCGGGCGAACCCGTGCGCTTCCACTCCAACTGGCTCAGAGGCTACGAGCGGCTGCCCATGCGGGCGACGCTGCGCTGA